A part of Procambarus clarkii isolate CNS0578487 chromosome 21, FALCON_Pclarkii_2.0, whole genome shotgun sequence genomic DNA contains:
- the LOC123760590 gene encoding mitochondrial import inner membrane translocase subunit Tim29: protein MAGPARSMSSLALKTPWKIKLPSKFKGGSIEKWGNYWASVAQDYKEMVQDVIVDSRRQPLKAATYLSIIAGYICAVKTNPNKMDFQDTLQKYMNESAMLSDKIRNKEVDAHFNYMVDCYNHGLVRRLSLGFCSLLWVDNYSKVCGVFKSQCEYLTPQYLTFHERIMDVGFFGTWWGIDAKMKEFDINPEEWVECDTKG, encoded by the exons ATGGCCGGCCCCGCGAGATCCATGTCCTCCTTAGCATTAAAAACACCATGGAAAATCAAGCTTCCCTCAAAATTTAAAGGCGGTTCCATAGAGAAGTGGG GTAACTACTGGGCATCAGTTGCTCAAGACTATAAAGAAATGGTTCAAGATGTAATTGTAGACTCACGAAGACAACCACTTAAAGCAGCCACATATTTATCAA TAATAGCTGGATATATATGTGCTGTAAAAACAAATCCAAACAAGATGGATTTTCAAGATACTCTTCAAAAATACATGAATGAATCAGCCATGTTAAGTGACAAGATTAGGAACAAAGAAGTAGATGCTCATTTCAACTATATGGTAGACTGCTACAATCATGGATTGGTGAGAAG ATTAAGCCTAGGATTTTGCTCCCTCCTCTGGGTGGACAACTATTCTAAGGTTTGTGGGGTGTTCAAGAGTCAGTGTGAATATCTCACCCCACAATATTTGACTTTTCATGAGCGAATAATGGATGTGGGCTTCTTTGGTACCTGGTGGGGTATTGATGCAAAAATGAAGGAATTTGATATTAATCCTGAAGAGTGGGTAGAATGTGATACAAAAGGTTAA
- the LOC123760593 gene encoding collagen alpha-1(X) chain → MATNTEKRRQLDDEMSRFEAEISGPPGISSVTNLQPPPTPPRAVIGSNTFTQVQQRLQQQHPEPPGTGPSGPHGPPGIPTLSGPPGPAGAPIPAGPTGPPGLPGPPGPPGLPGPSGPSGPSGPPGPPGVAIGVQRTQNAPSVPSGSNASNGVLPLPPPPAPPGGYIGPRLPGDCTPNSSSPQQQQQQQQQQQQQQQQQQQQQQQQQQQQQQQQQQQQQQQQHQQQQQQQQQQQQQQQQQQHQQQQQQMHHHHQQHQMHQQQPRPPPPPPPGFIPPQLTRQHMHHNMMCDGPQMGPMMGGGPPGFMRPPGPPRHPGPPGPPGYGPPHGPPHGPPGPHGLHGPHGLHGPHGPHGPHGPHGPHGPHGPHGPHGPHGHHGPHGPPGPHGPHGPPGPHGPPGPHGPPGHDPHGPQGHGPPGPPGHGPPGMGPHGPPGQHPPHPSQHGPQGPGTHGYGPLGPNQLPPHAQGPPHIGGPGLGPPGSGPLRGPHPPPPPPPGMLQSQQHGNIPPPPFIPAIISKPPTVISSAPKLYSAQAAKNENKPNEAAPTTITVQGPTAPPEVTVEPKKKKTKTDSPTAAQISQMLTQAQEMAEKVRASTITTTISRQEGQNPPPVEEKKKEGKARSKKNLRCAGGQIWEDHSLNEWESDDFRIFCGDLGNDVTDELLTRYFSHFSSFVKAKVVRDKRTNKSKGYGFISFSDPQDYIRAMKEMNGKYVGSRPIKLRKSTWKDRNVDMVQKKQKEKQLLGLK, encoded by the exons ATGGCGACGAACACAGAGAAGAGAAGACAACTTGATGATGAGATGAGCAG ATTTGAGGCAGAAATCTCAGGTCCTCCTGGGATTAGTAGTGTGACAAATCTGCAGCCTCCTCCAACACCTCCAAGGGCTGTTATAGGATCCAATACCTTTACTCAG GTTCAGCAGCGCTTGCAACAGCAGCATCCTGAACCTCCTGGCACTGGGCCCTCTGGTCCTCATGGACCTCCTGGCATTCCTACTTTATCTGGTCCTCCAGGTCCAGCTGGTGCGCCTATTCCTGCAGGACCTACTGGGCCTCCAGGTCTTCCAGGTCCTCCAGGTCCTCCAGGTCTTCCAGGTCCTTCAGGTCCTTCAGGTCCTTCAGGTCCTCCAGGTCCCCCTGGTGTTGCTATTGGGGTTCAGAGAACACAGAATGCACCTTCAGTACCCAGTGGATCAAATGCAAGCAATGGTGTTCTGCCAttacccccaccaccagcaccacccggtGGATACATTGGGCCACGATTACCTGGGGACTGTACACCAAATAGCAGTTcgccacaacagcagcaacaacaacaacagcagcagcagcagcaacagcaacaacaacagcaacaacaacagcaacaacaacagcagcagcagcaacagcaacaacaacaacaacagcagcaacaacatcagcagcagcaacaacaacagcagcagcagcaacaacaacagcagcagcaacaacatcagcagcagcagcaacagatgcaccaccatcaccaacagcaccagatgcaccagcagcaacctagaccaccaccaccacctcctccaggctTCATTCCACCACAGCTCACTCGCCAACACATGCACCATA ATATGATGTGTGATGGTCCTCAGATGGGTCCAATGATGGGTGGAGGCCCTCCTGGTTTTATGAGACCTCCTGGGCCACCAAGACATCCTGGGCCACCAGGACCTCCTGGCTATGGACCACCTCATGGTCCTCCACATGGGCCACCAGGTCCACATGGATTACACGGGCCCCATGGGCTACACGGGCCACATGGGCCACATGGTCCTCATGGACCACATGGACCTCATGGACCACATGGGCCTCATGGGCCTCATGGACCACATGGTCATCATGGACCACATGGACCACCTGGTCCACATGGACCACATGGACCACCAGGCCCAcatggaccaccaggaccacacggaCCACCTGGTCATGATCCCCATGGACCTCAAGGTCATGGTCCACCAGGTCCCCCAGGTCATGGTCCTCCTGGAATGGGTCCACATGGTCCGCCAGGACAGCACCCTCCACACCCATCACAACATGGTCCACAGGGGCCAGGTACTCATGGCTATGGTCCACTGGGCCCTAACCAACTGCCTCCCCATGCACAGGGCCCTCCTCACATTGGTGGTCCTGGCCTTGGGCCCCCAGGCTCAGGACCACTGAGAgggcctcaccctcctcctcctccacctcctggcATGCTACAGTCACAGCAGCATGGCAATATACCTCCTCCACCCTTCATTCCTGCAATCATCTCTAAGCCACCCACTGTCATCAG TTCAGCCCCTAAGCTCTACTCTGCTCAAGCTGCCAAGAATGAAAATAAACCAAATGAAGCTGCTCCTACTACCATTACTGTGCAAGGACCCACTGCACCTCCAGAAGTAACAGTTGAACCAaaaaagaagaaaacaaagactgACTCCCCAACTGCAGCACAAATTTCTCAAATGCTGACTCAAGCTCAGGAAATGGCAGAAAAG GTTCGAGCCAGCACGATAACAACAACGATCTCTCGACAAGAAGGACAAAATCCTCCACCTGTGGAAGAAAAGAAGAAAGAAGGGAAAGCACGCAGTAAGAAAAACTTAAGATGTGCTGGTGGACAAATATGGGAGGATCACTCTCTTAATGAGTGGGAAAGTG ATGATTTCCGGATATTCTGTGGCGATCTTGGAAATGACGTTACAGATGAACTGCTCACTCGTTATTTTAGCCATTTCTCATCATTTGTGAAAGCGAAAGTGGTGAGGGATAAACGCACAAATAAAAGTAAAGGATATGGCTTTATAAGTTTTTCCGATCCACAAGACTACATTCGAGCTATGAAGGAGATGAATG
- the LOC138349606 gene encoding uncharacterized protein, whose product RVFLSRGWGPGGYEAPSPPPQRFVRRPPAFQPPGTKIQENRPTPGIGGNGGARYAALVSPQQLEQSQQKPQYRRFHSIFTSGTWSPLGKRSDGINEHIAFKNSIEKNKGNNGQGWLGFVLDDKGNLIASDDKRSGVFASSGWGAGGSSPPSKHPWIPHSTNTLSSPILPRVISMTADGSSSGGGRHKASFRSNTLHQDDKPLLHLFVSHGWGPMGR is encoded by the exons CGAGTATTTCTCAGTCGTGGATGGGGTCCTGGTGGCTATGAAgctccctcaccacccccacaGAGATTTGTACGTCGCCCACCTGCATTTCAACCACCAGGCactaagatccaagaaaatagaCCAACTCCAGGAATAG GTGGTAATGGCGGTGCCCGGTATGCAGCCCTGGTGTCCCCACAACAGCTAGAACAATCCCAGCAGAAACCCCAATATCGTCGGTTTCATTCAATTTTTACTTCAGGAACCTGGAGTCCACTAGGAAAGCGCAGTGATGGTATAAATGAACATATTGCCTTCAAAAATTCTATTGAGAAAAATAAAGGTAACAATGGACAAGGTTGGCTGGGATTCGTTCTCGATGACAAAGGAAACCTGATAGCAAGTGATGATAAGCGAAGTGGAGTCTTTGCCTCTTCCGGGTGGGGAGCCGGAGGGTCGTCTCCACCTTCCAAGCATCCCTGGATACCACATTCAACAAACACCTTGAGTTCACCAATCCTCCCAAGGGTTATAAGCATGACAGCTGATGGAAGTAGCAGTGGTGGGGGCAGGCACAAGGCAAGCTTCCGGAGCAATACACTCCATCAAGATGATAAACcccttcttcacctttttgtttcCCATGGGTGGGGTCCCATGGGAAGATGA